Proteins encoded together in one Amblyomma americanum isolate KBUSLIRL-KWMA chromosome 1, ASM5285725v1, whole genome shotgun sequence window:
- the LOC144120187 gene encoding protein argonaute-2-like, which yields MKGVSAIRLACKELSPNETYEPAITFIVVQKRHHTRFMPANDRDGVGKCRNVPPGTTVDSVVTHPLDFDFFLCSHFGIQGTSRPAHYYVVWDDSKFSADDLQKHSFYLCHTYSRCARSVSIPAPVYYAHLAAFRAKHHIASKLETSGAVSQSSEGGGDTVLTTAQYVEAVKVLQELQASMYFV from the exons atgaaaggg gtgagcgccatccggctggcgtgcaaggaactgtctcccaacgagacctacgagccagcaattactttcatcgtggtccagaagcggcatcacacgaggttcatgcccgccaacgaccgcgacggcgtgggcaagtgtcgaaacgtcccaccaggcacgaccgtagactcggtggtcacgcacccgctggacttcgacttcttcctctgcagccacttcggcatccag ggcaccagccggccggcccactactatgtcgtgtgggatgactccaagttcagcgcggacgacctgcagaagcacagcttctacctgtgccacacatactcgcgatgtgcaaggagcgtgagcatcccggcccctgtgtactacgcgcacctggccgccttccgtgcaaaacaccacatcgccagcaagctggagacgtccggcgcggtcagccagtcgtctgagggcggcggtgacacagtgttgaccactgcccaatacgtggaggccgtcaaggtgctgcaggaactgcaggcctccatgtacttcgtgtaa